The sequence below is a genomic window from Vicinamibacteria bacterium.
CCGGGCCACGATCTTCTCGATCTGCGGGATATCTACCGGAGACGACGCGTCTTCGGTTTTCGCCGACAAACGTTGCGCCGCGCCGGCTTCGTCGATCACGTCCACGGCGCTGTCGGGAAGACGGTGCTCGCGCAAGTGTCTCTTCGCGAGACGGACGGCGGTCTCCAGCGCACCCTTCGTGTAGGTCACCCGATGATGCTCCTCGTAGCGCGACTGCAATCCCTCCAGAATCTTGACCGTGTCCTCGAAAGACGGCTCCTCGACCACGATTCTCTGAAGCCTTCGGTGGAGGGCGCGGTCTTTCTCGAGGTGCTTGAACTCCTCGAACGTCGTGGAGCCAATAAGACGAACGCGCCCTTCGGTCAGAACCGGCTTCACGAGGTTGGCCAGGTCCATCGTGCCACCCGTGGTCGCGCCCGCTCCCACCATCGTGTGCAGCTCATCGATGAAGAGCACCGGCTTCTCCCGCATCTCGAGAGCGGCGATGACCATCTTGAAACGCTCTTCGAAATCTCCTCGATAACGCGTACCGGCGAGAAGCGCACCCGAGTCCAGGGCGAAGATCTCCGCGCCCCTCAGGATCTCGGGCACTTGATCGGCAGCGAGCTTCTGCGCCAACCCCTCGACCAGCGCGGTCTTCCCCACACCGGCGTCACCCACGAAGACCGGATTGTTCTTCCGGCGGCGACAAAGGATCTCGAGCGCCCTCTTGATCTCCGCGCTACGGCCCACGAGTGGATCGAGAAGCCCCTGGCGGGCTCGCTCGGTGAGGTTCACCGTGAAAGCCGTGAGCGGATCCGAAGCTCGGTTGGGCGCATCTTCCTCGCCGACGCCGGCCCCCGCCGGCTCACCCGCGGGGATCTGCGGCACTTTGGTGATTCCGTGAGAGATGTAATTGAGCACGTCGAGCCGGGTGATTTGCTGCGACTCCAGGAGCTTCGCCGCGTGGGAGCGCCGCTCCTGAAGTATCGCGGCGAGCGTGTCCCCGATATCGGCCTCGCTCTTGCCCGAGCTTTGAACGTGGAGCACCGTTTTTTGCAGCACCCGTTGAAATGCGAGCGTCTGGATCGGCTCCTGGTGAGAGTCCAGGGGAAGGAGCTCGATATCGTGCTCGAGATGACTCTTGAGGCGACTGCGAAGCTTTTCCAAATCGGCGCCGCAAGCCTGGAGGATCTCCTCTCCTTTTGGATCGTGCGCGATGGCGAAGAGCAGATGCTCGAGAGTCAAATGCGCGTGCCGCCTCGTGTCGGCCTCACGATAGGCGACGTTCAAGACCATTTCCAGGTTAGTGGTAAACATCCCGTTACTTCTTCAATATTAGTTCGTTTAATGCTCTCACGCCGTAGCTTTCGTGCGTAGGCGGAGGCGCCGCATAGTCGTCATTCCGGCTCGATGCTGCAACGAAGCGGGTGACCCGCTTCTTTGGCCCAATCGTGCACGAGGGCCGCCTTCGTTTCCGCCACTTCGTGAGGATATACGCCGGCAATCCCCGCGCCCCGGGTATGCACGTGCATCATGATGCGGTGCGCTTCGGCGGGTGACTTGTTGAACACCGCCTCGAGGATCCTCACGACGAAGTCCATCGTGGTGTAGTCGTCGTTGTGGAGGATCACCTTGTAGAGCTTGGGCTTGTCCGTCTTCGAGCGCGTTTTCTCGAGGACTTCACCCTCGGTTTTTCGGTCGGCTCCTGCCATTCCATTCCTATTCTAGCAAGACCTCCGCGCGGGATCGGTTACACTCTGGCGCCGTGTATTCGAAGCCGCATGTGCTCTTTGCCGCGGTCGCCGCGCTCGCGGGCGGATCCTGGTCGTGCCGCGACGCTCCGCCCTTTGTCGCCGTGTTCTGCCTGGATGGGGCCAGTGGGGACATCATCGACGAGTTGCGTTCCCATCAAAGGGTTCCCGCTTTCGAGCGGCTCATCGACGACGGCGTGTATGGGCCGATGCAGTCTCTCGCCGAGCGACGGATCATGGCCGCGGAACCGCGTCGCGGCTACTGGTCCCCGATTCTTTGGGCGAGCGTGGCTACGGGGGTCGTTGCCGAGAGACATGGCGTCAGAGACTTTCTTCTGCCAAAGCCCGGCACCTCGGTCGTCTGGATGGGATCGGAGGACGACCCGCCCGTCGCCGAGCTGAACCTTCCGGAAATCCGGGGCAGCGGCCCGTTTCTCATGCGATTGAGACTCCGCTCCTACGAGTCGAACGGAACGCAGAACATCGGCATTCGATTCAACGGCGAGCCGCTCGGCAACCTGACCGTTCCCGTGGAATGGCAAGAGTTCCAGGTTGCGGTGGCCACCGAGCGGCTCCGGCCTGCTCGCAACGAGGTCGTTTTCGAGCTGACACGGCAGAGCCGCCCGTCGGATGTGACGAGCGGAAGAACGAAGGATCACCGCCTCCTCTCAGCTCAGCTGGCTCGCCTAGAGGTACTGGACGTCGAGGGTCGTTCCGTGCTCGAGCTCGATCCGGCGTTCGCTCGTTTCGACCTCGGACGTGGTTTTTACAAGCCGGAGGGACCAGTCGTGGAGGCGCAGAGTGCCCACCTGCGATCGCGCCCCGTCTGGACTCTCGCCGGCGACGAAGGGCACCCGGTGGGGATCGTCGGTTACTGGGGCACCTGGCCTGCGTACCCGGTCAATGGGTATCTCGTGTCGTCGCGCATGGGGCTCCGCGGTCGGCGGGTGAACACCACGAGCGACCTCACCTGGCCCCCCGAGCTCGTCTCCGAGATCGAGCCGCTCTATCCGTCGCTCGAGGAGATGGAACCGGTCTTTTCCTCCCTTCATCTTCTGGACTGCGATCCTCCCCTCATCGAGGATCGAGCGGCCATTCCCGGCGTTCTCCGTCAGGACGAGCTCTATGTCCGCGCCGCCAGAAAGCTCTTGCCCTCCATGAGCAGCGGACTGTTCATGGTCTATTTCGAGTCCCTCGACGTCTTGAGTCACGCCTATCTCTCCTGGAAACACGGTGCCGAGATGCGGCCCGGGTGTCGCGAGTCTGCGCGACGCATCGTCGATTCGACGTACGAGCTGGTCGACCGCTGGTTGGGCGAGCTCATCGCGCTCCTTCCCGAGCACGCCACCATTGTGGTCATTTCGGACCACGGTCTGGTGCCCGCCGAGCTCGGAGGGCTGCATTCGCCCGAGGGCATCTTCATCGCATCCGGCGCAGGAATTCGCCAGGACCGGGCGTTTCACGGCGCTTCGGTCCTCGACGTTGCGCCAACCCTTCTGCATCTGCTCTCCTCACCCGTTCC
It includes:
- a CDS encoding AAA family ATPase; amino-acid sequence: MFTTNLEMVLNVAYREADTRRHAHLTLEHLLFAIAHDPKGEEILQACGADLEKLRSRLKSHLEHDIELLPLDSHQEPIQTLAFQRVLQKTVLHVQSSGKSEADIGDTLAAILQERRSHAAKLLESQQITRLDVLNYISHGITKVPQIPAGEPAGAGVGEEDAPNRASDPLTAFTVNLTERARQGLLDPLVGRSAEIKRALEILCRRRKNNPVFVGDAGVGKTALVEGLAQKLAADQVPEILRGAEIFALDSGALLAGTRYRGDFEERFKMVIAALEMREKPVLFIDELHTMVGAGATTGGTMDLANLVKPVLTEGRVRLIGSTTFEEFKHLEKDRALHRRLQRIVVEEPSFEDTVKILEGLQSRYEEHHRVTYTKGALETAVRLAKRHLREHRLPDSAVDVIDEAGAAQRLSAKTEDASSPVDIPQIEKIVARIARIPEKQTSASDKERLRTLPESLKRVVFGQPGPIDAVARAIRRSRAGLGHPDHPAGCFLFTGPTGVGKTELARQLARHLGNEFIRFDMSEYMEKHAVARLIGAPPGYVGFEQGGLLVDAVRQHPYCVVLLDEIEKAHMDLFNILLQVMDHAALTDNTGRKADFRQAILIMTSNAGS
- the clpS gene encoding ATP-dependent Clp protease adapter ClpS: MAGADRKTEGEVLEKTRSKTDKPKLYKVILHNDDYTTMDFVVRILEAVFNKSPAEAHRIMMHVHTRGAGIAGVYPHEVAETKAALVHDWAKEAGHPLRCSIEPE
- a CDS encoding alkaline phosphatase family protein; translation: MYSKPHVLFAAVAALAGGSWSCRDAPPFVAVFCLDGASGDIIDELRSHQRVPAFERLIDDGVYGPMQSLAERRIMAAEPRRGYWSPILWASVATGVVAERHGVRDFLLPKPGTSVVWMGSEDDPPVAELNLPEIRGSGPFLMRLRLRSYESNGTQNIGIRFNGEPLGNLTVPVEWQEFQVAVATERLRPARNEVVFELTRQSRPSDVTSGRTKDHRLLSAQLARLEVLDVEGRSVLELDPAFARFDLGRGFYKPEGPVVEAQSAHLRSRPVWTLAGDEGHPVGIVGYWGTWPAYPVNGYLVSSRMGLRGRRVNTTSDLTWPPELVSEIEPLYPSLEEMEPVFSSLHLLDCDPPLIEDRAAIPGVLRQDELYVRAARKLLPSMSSGLFMVYFESLDVLSHAYLSWKHGAEMRPGCRESARRIVDSTYELVDRWLGELIALLPEHATIVVISDHGLVPAELGGLHSPEGIFIASGAGIRQDRAFHGASVLDVAPTLLHLLSSPVPLAMDGKVLAQIFEPETLERAPPRYVDSEIDFDVGTEASSEGQDDVLERLRSIGYIH